A genomic segment from Methanomicrobium sp. W14 encodes:
- a CDS encoding antibiotic biosynthesis monooxygenase, with the protein MENSDNFQVTSITQIKTHHLKKGRREEFEKELSRLSEIFSNLPGYCGANFFKSCDEKDSDYTVVLKFRSKKDYDNWNGSPEKRWWIQREKELTVSPPDFYTVSGLESWFTLPGNRILKPPRKYKQAAVTWLAVCILAVLTPLENTVFGSFPFIVQKMIDTAILVTLLSYALMPALTRVFSFWLYPDGSKKVFDKTEKLKREIKSL; encoded by the coding sequence ATGGAGAATTCCGATAATTTCCAGGTCACTTCCATTACCCAGATAAAAACACATCACCTGAAAAAAGGGCGCAGGGAAGAGTTTGAAAAGGAGCTTTCCAGGCTCTCGGAAATTTTTTCAAACCTCCCGGGATACTGCGGGGCAAATTTTTTCAAATCCTGCGATGAAAAAGACAGCGACTATACCGTAGTATTGAAATTCAGGTCAAAAAAGGACTACGACAACTGGAACGGTTCACCTGAAAAAAGATGGTGGATTCAGCGCGAAAAGGAGCTTACAGTATCTCCTCCGGACTTTTACACGGTGAGCGGTCTTGAAAGCTGGTTTACCCTTCCCGGAAACAGGATATTAAAACCGCCCAGAAAATACAAGCAGGCGGCAGTTACATGGCTTGCGGTATGCATACTTGCGGTATTAACGCCTCTCGAGAACACGGTGTTCGGGTCATTTCCGTTTATTGTCCAGAAGATGATAGACACTGCAATACTTGTAACACTGCTTTCATATGCCTTAATGCCGGCTCTGACAAGAGTGTTCAGTTTCTGGCTGTATCCTGACGGCTCAAAAAAAGTGTTTGATAAGACTGAAAAACTGAAAAGAGAAATTAAATCACTTTGA
- the feoB gene encoding ferrous iron transport protein B, producing the protein MKFGLIGNPNVGKSLIFNLLTGIGVEISNFPGTTIGMLSGNVCYQREKFEVVDFPGIYSLDGLSEEETEARRFLLRKEADVLIAVLDASRLERNLYLLLQIAEYQIPAIIVLNMMDEAEKKGIFIDTKKLSETLGCEVIPAAATEGKNIEKIIPCALENAKIPSYRVSYDQHIEAALKSLQKILKCERIEAILALEGIGTDKELLDDAQAVRDEIEEQHRMSVHQIIAANRHNEAEKISESVVKSEGRSVSKNIDRLLTRTIPGVPIMAVVLISTLLCVFFIGSFLEETIVGLFDTFLINPMYSAGLSPFSEEIVFSVLIAVEAGLGVAFPYVFTFYILISILEDTGYMTRASFLADRAMHKIGMHGQALIPMVLGFGCNVPAIMSIRQLSKRERIIASFLITMVPCSARTVIIAGIVAAFVGILPALSIYLIIFVLIILTGLVLTKFAPGDQFGMILEIVPMRKPRMKQTLQRAWLRMKEFLFIAMPLLIVSSVILGVLQYTGIINSFQSIFAPFMEAALGLPDYASTALLFGILRKEMAFETLAILAGTANLGSVLTGAQLYIFAIVSVLFVPCISTIAVLYREMGLKIAAAVSFYTLSLGVVAGVILNMIL; encoded by the coding sequence TTGAAGTTTGGCCTTATCGGAAACCCCAATGTCGGAAAATCCCTTATATTCAACCTTCTCACTGGAATAGGAGTTGAAATTTCAAATTTCCCGGGAACGACAATAGGAATGCTCTCCGGAAACGTCTGCTACCAGCGTGAAAAATTTGAGGTTGTCGACTTCCCGGGCATATACTCTCTTGACGGTCTTTCCGAGGAGGAGACCGAGGCAAGACGTTTTCTTTTAAGAAAAGAGGCTGACGTCCTCATCGCAGTCCTTGACGCGTCACGGCTTGAAAGAAACCTCTACCTGCTTCTTCAGATCGCAGAGTATCAGATTCCTGCGATTATCGTCCTCAATATGATGGACGAAGCCGAAAAAAAGGGAATTTTTATTGACACTAAAAAACTTTCTGAAACCCTTGGCTGCGAGGTTATTCCCGCAGCCGCAACCGAAGGAAAAAATATTGAAAAAATAATACCCTGCGCTCTTGAAAACGCAAAAATTCCCTCATACAGGGTTTCATATGACCAGCACATAGAGGCTGCATTGAAAAGCCTTCAGAAGATACTGAAGTGCGAAAGAATTGAAGCGATTTTAGCCCTTGAAGGAATCGGGACAGATAAAGAGCTTCTTGACGATGCACAGGCTGTAAGGGACGAGATTGAAGAGCAGCACAGGATGTCGGTGCACCAGATAATAGCTGCAAACAGGCACAACGAGGCCGAAAAAATTTCTGAGAGCGTCGTGAAAAGCGAGGGCAGAAGCGTTTCAAAAAATATAGACAGGCTTCTTACAAGAACGATTCCCGGCGTCCCGATAATGGCTGTCGTCCTCATATCAACCCTCCTTTGTGTGTTTTTCATCGGTTCTTTTCTCGAAGAGACGATTGTAGGCCTTTTTGACACCTTCCTTATAAACCCGATGTACTCCGCCGGCCTATCACCTTTTTCTGAGGAGATTGTCTTTTCCGTTCTTATAGCAGTCGAGGCAGGCCTTGGTGTGGCGTTTCCCTACGTCTTCACTTTTTACATACTGATATCAATCCTCGAAGATACCGGGTATATGACAAGGGCATCGTTTCTTGCGGACAGGGCAATGCACAAAATCGGGATGCACGGTCAGGCCCTGATACCTATGGTCCTTGGGTTCGGGTGCAATGTCCCTGCAATAATGAGCATAAGACAACTGTCAAAACGGGAAAGGATTATAGCTTCCTTTCTTATCACAATGGTCCCGTGCTCTGCAAGAACGGTTATCATTGCAGGAATCGTAGCCGCTTTCGTCGGAATCCTTCCGGCCCTTTCAATATACCTGATAATATTCGTACTGATTATCCTGACAGGCCTTGTCCTAACGAAATTTGCGCCTGGTGACCAGTTCGGGATGATACTTGAAATAGTCCCGATGAGAAAACCGAGAATGAAGCAGACCCTTCAGAGAGCGTGGCTTCGAATGAAGGAATTTTTGTTCATCGCAATGCCTCTTCTGATTGTAAGCAGCGTTATACTGGGAGTTTTGCAGTACACCGGAATTATAAATTCATTCCAGAGCATATTCGCACCGTTTATGGAGGCGGCCCTCGGCCTTCCGGACTACGCCTCGACCGCACTTCTCTTCGGTATACTGAGAAAAGAGATGGCTTTTGAAACTCTTGCAATCCTTGCAGGAACAGCCAATCTTGGCTCTGTACTGACAGGTGCGCAGTTGTACATATTCGCAATAGTAAGCGTCCTCTTTGTCCCCTGCATATCCACAATCGCAGTTCTTTACAGGGAGATGGGACTTAAAATCGCGGCCGCCGTATCTTTTTACACACTCTCGCTTGGTGTTGTCGCAGGAGTCATCCTCAATATGATTTTATAA